The proteins below are encoded in one region of Pseudophryne corroboree isolate aPseCor3 chromosome 8, aPseCor3.hap2, whole genome shotgun sequence:
- the LOC134948657 gene encoding E3 ubiquitin-protein ligase RNF12-A-like, with protein MSRRELRRLLEDQRTWSRQGDHDESSQTVFEERLRSERRRGVRRSRPNTQEHPSSGETSPRLQRPRREHRHRSRSPLPTPPVATTDRPSPDPRPGPSSQQPAENEQNLPAMVIEIDGQNLPATMIEIDEQNLLAMVEEIDEQNLLPMMIEIDEQNLLAMMIEIDEQNLLAMMEEIYGFQMTTIAEDEAAQSCAICLMEYEEGEPVIVLSCSHRYHPSCISQWFDINLSCPVCRRECIPRPVVCLIR; from the coding sequence ATGAGTCATCGCAGACCGTGTTTGAGGAGAGGCTGCGGTCTGAGCGACGCAGAGGTGTGAGAAGATCTCGTCCGAACACCCAGGAACATCCATCGAGCGGAGAAACATCTCCTCGGCTACAGAGACCTCGGAGGGAGCACAGACACCGAAGCCGCTCTCCTCTTCCTACTCCTCCGGTAGCAACAACGGACAGACCAAGCCCAGATCCTCGCCCTGGACCAAGCTCCCAGCAACCAGCTGAGAATGAGCAGAATCTTCCAGCCATGGTGATTGAGATCGACGGGCAGAATCTCCCGGCCACGATGATCGAGATTGATGAGCAGAATCTCCTGGCCATGGTGGAAGAGATTGACGAGCAGAATCTCCTGCCCATGATGATCGAGATTGACGAGCAGAATCTCCTGGCCATGATGATCGAGATTGATGAGCAGAATCTCCTGGCCATGATGGAAGAGATCTACGGATTCCAAATGACCACCATTGCAGAGGATGAAGCAGCACAATCGTGTGCTATCTGTCTGATGGAGTACGAAGAAGGGGAGCCAGTGATCGTCCTGTCCTGCAGCCACAGGTATCATCCAAGCTGCATCTCACAGTGGTTTGACATAAATCTCAGCTGTCCTGTGTGCCGCAGAGAGTGCATCCCGAGGCCGGTCGTGTGCCTGATCCGCTGA